One region of Epilithonimonas zeae genomic DNA includes:
- a CDS encoding TonB-dependent receptor, which produces MDWAFTEKFSLLPGIRINYDKKEIDFKRIIYGGLEISDDNPDKEALQAIKNSVYSNQEFNASIDDTNFSGQLTLAYKPTKNYNLFGTFSTGFKPVGLNLGGLPTDNGRVMTELAVVKPERILHYEIGLKSQPLKNLIFNLTVYNSDIKDYQIQVQAESLQLNRGYLANAQKVQVRGIETDISYTFNNFYFFTNLAYTEAIYKKFTNAPPALEDTGGANYVDISGGVLPGVSKWAGSTGGEFNFAGKFLKYEGDYFFALDSYYRSTFSSSPTPSKFMNVAGYALFNTRFGFRVRQGVTTYIWVRNIFNRDYFEQLLPGAGNAGHYAGVLGDPRTFGLTIKVSF; this is translated from the coding sequence CTGGATTGGGCTTTTACCGAAAAATTTAGTTTGCTTCCCGGAATCAGAATTAATTATGATAAAAAAGAAATCGATTTTAAAAGAATCATTTACGGAGGATTGGAAATTTCTGATGATAATCCTGACAAAGAAGCATTGCAAGCAATTAAAAATTCAGTTTATAGTAATCAGGAATTCAACGCTTCAATTGATGACACCAATTTTTCTGGACAATTGACTTTAGCTTATAAACCAACTAAAAATTATAATCTTTTTGGAACTTTCTCAACTGGCTTTAAACCCGTTGGACTTAATCTAGGAGGTCTTCCCACGGACAACGGAAGAGTAATGACAGAACTTGCAGTTGTAAAACCAGAAAGAATTCTACACTATGAAATCGGGCTTAAATCTCAACCTCTTAAAAATTTGATTTTCAATTTAACGGTTTATAATTCTGATATCAAGGATTATCAAATACAAGTTCAGGCAGAAAGTTTGCAACTTAACAGAGGTTATCTTGCCAATGCACAAAAAGTACAAGTTCGAGGCATTGAAACTGATATTTCTTATACATTCAACAACTTTTATTTCTTCACGAATCTAGCTTACACAGAAGCGATTTATAAAAAATTCACCAATGCACCACCAGCTTTGGAAGACACAGGCGGTGCGAATTATGTTGATATTTCAGGCGGCGTTTTGCCTGGTGTTTCAAAATGGGCAGGTTCAACAGGAGGAGAATTTAATTTTGCTGGAAAATTCTTGAAATATGAAGGAGATTATTTCTTTGCTTTGGACAGTTATTATCGTTCAACTTTTTCATCCAGTCCGACTCCGTCTAAGTTTATGAATGTTGCCGGATATGCTTTATTCAACACAAGATTTGGTTTCCGAGTGAGACAAGGTGTTACAACATATATTTGGGTAAGAAATATTTTTAACAGAGATTATTTTGAGCAATTGCTTCCGGGAGCTGGGAACGCTGGACATTACGCTGGCGTTTTGGGAGACCCGAGAACTTTTGGATTAACGATAAAAGTCAGTTTCTAA
- a CDS encoding ROK family protein: MSLIDLSKQIAIGIDIGGTNTKFGLVNHRGEILAKGSIKTEDYKQVEDFIDALYTNIKPLIDEVSGSATLDGIGVGAPNANYFKGTIELAPNLPWKGVVPFADLMKAKFGVPCKMTNDANAAALGEMMFGAARGMKDFIMITLGTGVGSGIISGGNLIYGHDGFAGELGHTIVKPGGRKHWSTGSEGSLEAYASATGIAITAKKFRAEFPDSMLNQYPEDAINSKTVFECAEKGDPTAIEVFRYTGQKLGEALANFVMFSSPEAILLFGGVIKAGDFLLKPAKLHMERNLLPIFRSKVKLVFSELDEADAAILGASALVWENNK, translated from the coding sequence ATGTCATTAATTGATCTATCCAAACAAATAGCAATCGGAATTGATATTGGCGGAACTAATACCAAATTCGGTTTGGTCAATCACCGTGGAGAAATTCTTGCTAAAGGAAGTATAAAAACTGAAGATTATAAACAAGTAGAGGATTTTATAGATGCTTTATACACCAATATCAAACCTCTAATAGATGAGGTTTCCGGCAGCGCCACTCTGGATGGTATTGGCGTTGGAGCACCTAATGCAAATTACTTCAAAGGTACAATAGAACTGGCTCCCAATCTTCCTTGGAAAGGTGTAGTTCCCTTTGCAGATTTGATGAAAGCCAAATTCGGAGTTCCGTGTAAAATGACAAATGATGCTAATGCAGCAGCGCTTGGAGAAATGATGTTTGGTGCAGCAAGAGGGATGAAAGATTTTATAATGATTACGCTTGGAACAGGTGTTGGAAGTGGAATCATCAGTGGAGGAAATCTGATTTATGGTCACGATGGATTTGCTGGCGAACTAGGACATACGATTGTAAAACCGGGCGGAAGAAAGCACTGGAGCACAGGTTCTGAAGGAAGTCTTGAGGCTTATGCTTCTGCAACAGGAATTGCCATTACGGCAAAGAAATTCCGTGCTGAGTTTCCAGATTCTATGCTGAATCAATACCCTGAAGATGCCATCAATTCTAAAACTGTTTTCGAATGTGCAGAGAAAGGTGACCCAACCGCGATTGAGGTTTTCAGATATACAGGACAAAAATTAGGTGAAGCTTTGGCTAATTTTGTGATGTTCTCTTCTCCGGAAGCGATATTGCTATTTGGTGGAGTAATTAAGGCTGGAGACTTTCTACTAAAACCAGCCAAATTGCATATGGAAAGAAACCTGCTTCCTATTTTTCGCTCAAAAGTAAAATTAGTTTTCAGCGAGTTGGACGAGGCAGACGCAGCTATACTCGGAGCTAGTGCTCTGGTATGGGAAAATAATAAATAA
- the msrA gene encoding peptide-methionine (S)-S-oxide reductase MsrA: MDKNNLEYATLAGGCFWCVESCFHMLKGVESVTSGYSGGHKDNPTYEEVCTGTTGHAEVVEIAFDPKIISFKQLLEVFWFLHNPTTLNRQGNDIGTQYRSSIFYHSEKQKQEAEESMKESEAKQEWNGKYVTEIVPFKKFWPAEAYHQGYYNANPTQPYCSAVVGPKIQKFKKHFGEMGWLNEKAEN, from the coding sequence ATGGATAAGAACAATTTGGAATATGCCACTTTGGCAGGCGGATGTTTTTGGTGTGTAGAAAGTTGTTTTCATATGCTGAAAGGCGTAGAATCTGTAACTTCTGGTTATTCCGGAGGTCACAAGGATAACCCAACTTATGAAGAAGTTTGTACTGGAACTACCGGACACGCAGAAGTGGTAGAAATTGCATTTGACCCAAAGATTATTTCTTTCAAACAACTGCTGGAAGTATTCTGGTTCCTTCATAACCCTACGACGCTTAACAGACAAGGAAATGATATCGGAACGCAATACAGATCATCAATTTTCTATCATTCTGAGAAACAAAAACAAGAAGCAGAAGAGTCTATGAAAGAGTCCGAAGCAAAACAGGAATGGAACGGAAAATATGTAACGGAGATTGTTCCTTTCAAAAAATTCTGGCCTGCGGAAGCTTACCATCAAGGTTATTATAATGCCAACCCAACTCAGCCATATTGCAGTGCTGTTGTTGGACCAAAAATCCAAAAGTTCAAAAAACATTTTGGAGAAATGGGTTGGCTAAACGAAAAAGCGGAGAATTAA
- a CDS encoding DUF3078 domain-containing protein yields MKKVLLSVSLLWALSSYAQEQPVQDSTKAWSIVGQNTLMLNQSAFSNWVAGGANNIGWQAGVNYNMTYEKDKDLWENLIILGYGMNNTQGVGNRKTQDVINLSTNYGRKLSGSWYASVGAGLISQFAPGYEDGNNPEASKISNFMSPGYVNLGAGFTYKPSDNFTMTLRPANARFTFVLDKDLQWAGNYGLKNDGDSMLFQFGFLGTAQYKVKLMENITLQNNASVFSNYLDHPERLVLSYSGILNMKVNKYISTNVTLDLLYDHNQIKKTQLKQTLGIGLAYNIDNGQKRSEDKRNQEWKTK; encoded by the coding sequence ATGAAGAAAGTTCTATTATCAGTAAGCCTTTTATGGGCCTTGAGTTCCTATGCACAAGAACAGCCCGTGCAAGATTCTACCAAAGCTTGGTCTATCGTTGGACAAAATACATTGATGCTCAATCAATCGGCATTTTCCAATTGGGTTGCCGGTGGTGCCAATAATATTGGTTGGCAAGCTGGAGTCAATTATAATATGACTTATGAGAAGGACAAAGATCTTTGGGAAAATCTCATTATTCTTGGTTATGGGATGAATAATACCCAAGGTGTAGGAAACCGGAAAACGCAGGATGTGATTAATCTTTCTACCAATTACGGCCGTAAACTTTCGGGAAGTTGGTATGCTTCAGTTGGTGCTGGATTGATTTCCCAATTCGCGCCAGGTTATGAAGACGGCAATAATCCGGAAGCTTCTAAAATATCGAATTTCATGTCTCCTGGTTATGTTAATCTGGGAGCAGGTTTTACTTATAAACCCAGCGATAATTTTACAATGACATTACGACCGGCCAACGCAAGATTCACTTTTGTTCTGGATAAAGATTTGCAATGGGCAGGGAATTATGGACTGAAGAATGATGGCGATTCTATGCTGTTCCAATTTGGTTTCTTGGGAACGGCGCAGTACAAAGTAAAGTTGATGGAAAATATTACATTGCAAAACAATGCTTCGGTTTTTTCTAATTATCTGGATCACCCCGAAAGGCTTGTTTTGTCCTATTCCGGAATTCTGAATATGAAAGTCAATAAGTATATATCGACCAACGTTACTTTGGATCTATTGTATGATCATAATCAAATCAAGAAAACACAGTTGAAGCAAACCTTAGGAATTGGTTTAGCGTATAATATTGATAATGGTCAAAAACGTTCGGAAGATAAACGCAACCAGGAATGGAAAACAAAATAA
- a CDS encoding DUF3078 domain-containing protein, with product MKKVLVLFVLMLGVFFNAQVTDYQKIIDSIGRKKWDSTSIDLDSLSNPRIIDIKSLKRDEVQINNSVVIVPNNDASPLTPSSILTLPTLKRWFIFGQNTLVFNQSSFANWYAGGNNNIGVIGKVNYNIVYKKDKHYLDNNIQLGYGFVSSTGQSTRKTDDYINIMTNYGYELAQHYYLSTGFQFLSQFTPGFNYSATPDPVYDNRISKFMAPGYLNLGIGLSYNPNENFQLIVRPLNGKFTFVLDKKLQTKGNYGLERDGQSMRAEVGTMVNVLYKIKLFKDATYVNQINFFSNYLEHSERVDINYSGALNLKFNKYITTSVTIDVMYDHDQIQKVQRKQTLGVGVTYNLGYKVDRDSNTGVIKPFIN from the coding sequence ATGAAAAAGGTATTGGTGTTGTTTGTCCTAATGTTGGGCGTTTTCTTTAATGCACAGGTGACTGATTATCAGAAAATCATCGACTCCATCGGTCGAAAAAAATGGGACTCTACATCTATAGATCTTGACAGCCTTTCCAATCCAAGGATTATTGATATAAAATCTTTGAAAAGAGACGAGGTGCAAATCAATAATAGCGTTGTGATTGTTCCTAACAATGATGCAAGCCCGCTAACACCATCATCTATTTTGACTTTACCTACATTGAAACGTTGGTTTATATTCGGGCAAAATACTTTAGTTTTCAACCAGTCATCATTTGCCAATTGGTACGCTGGAGGAAATAACAACATTGGTGTCATCGGAAAAGTGAATTATAATATTGTCTATAAAAAAGATAAACATTATCTCGATAATAATATCCAGCTAGGTTATGGTTTTGTTTCGTCTACAGGTCAATCTACCAGAAAAACAGATGATTACATCAATATTATGACCAATTACGGGTATGAGTTAGCGCAGCATTATTATTTGTCAACCGGTTTTCAGTTTCTGTCACAATTCACGCCGGGATTCAATTATTCTGCAACACCAGATCCTGTTTATGATAACAGAATTTCTAAATTTATGGCGCCAGGCTACCTTAACCTAGGTATTGGTCTTTCATATAACCCCAATGAAAATTTCCAGCTGATTGTTCGTCCTTTGAATGGGAAATTCACTTTTGTATTGGATAAAAAACTTCAAACCAAAGGTAACTATGGTTTGGAAAGAGACGGGCAAAGTATGAGAGCTGAGGTTGGTACAATGGTGAATGTTCTTTATAAGATTAAACTTTTCAAAGATGCAACCTATGTAAACCAAATCAATTTCTTCAGTAATTATCTGGAACATTCGGAAAGAGTTGATATCAATTACAGTGGCGCTCTTAATCTAAAATTCAACAAGTATATTACGACTTCTGTAACGATAGACGTAATGTATGATCACGACCAGATTCAGAAAGTCCAAAGAAAGCAAACGTTAGGAGTTGGCGTTACTTATAATCTGGGTTATAAGGTTGACAGAGATAGCAATACAGGTGTTATAAAGCCGTTCATTAACTAA
- a CDS encoding rhomboid family intramembrane serine protease, giving the protein MFLKSFNLRSILVPIIMLVLMWSFFLLQNIGFFQGCNGALIPLMPEGLKGVLLAPLLHGSLDHIIGNSMPIAILLFLLFEFYSKIAFRVFFIGWIAAGLLVWMLPPIDITTGEWNYSCIIGASGLVYMLAFFIFFSGVFRWNMKLLTISMVVALYYGSLIWGIFPEEFFSNLEEPSRISWQSHLAGSITGVILAVIFRKIGDKKKKYIWEFPNYYNEKDDKIWQEYMTNHPEDFEELPQLKQESIWDYLDEIRKREK; this is encoded by the coding sequence ATGTTTTTAAAATCCTTCAATTTGCGATCTATTTTAGTACCAATTATTATGTTGGTTCTGATGTGGAGTTTTTTCCTGTTACAAAACATTGGATTTTTCCAAGGTTGTAATGGCGCTTTGATTCCTCTGATGCCGGAAGGACTGAAAGGTGTTCTCCTCGCGCCACTTCTGCACGGAAGCCTGGATCACATTATCGGAAACTCTATGCCGATTGCGATTCTCTTATTTTTACTTTTCGAATTTTATTCCAAAATAGCATTCCGTGTTTTCTTCATTGGCTGGATTGCAGCAGGATTATTGGTTTGGATGTTGCCGCCAATCGATATTACTACCGGAGAATGGAACTACAGTTGTATTATTGGAGCCAGCGGGTTGGTTTATATGTTGGCATTTTTCATTTTTTTCAGTGGTGTTTTCCGTTGGAATATGAAATTACTGACCATTTCTATGGTTGTCGCTTTGTATTACGGAAGTTTGATTTGGGGAATTTTTCCAGAAGAATTTTTCTCTAATCTGGAAGAGCCGAGCAGAATCAGTTGGCAGTCACACTTAGCAGGAAGTATAACCGGCGTTATATTGGCTGTTATTTTCAGAAAAATTGGCGATAAAAAAAAGAAATACATCTGGGAATTTCCTAATTATTATAACGAAAAGGATGATAAAATCTGGCAAGAATATATGACCAATCATCCCGAAGATTTTGAAGAATTACCTCAACTAAAACAAGAATCTATTTGGGATTATCTGGATGAAATTCGGAAAAGAGAAAAATAA
- the dprA gene encoding DNA-processing protein DprA produces MISEEYLYILALKQCKNIGNINLKKLIANIGSAKKVWESSPKSLLSTSGIGKQTIQNIGNKEFLLIAEKEIKLCEKQGINIISQTHQLYPKHLLNCDDSPVVLFYKGNLNPDRNPVSIVGTRKMTSYGKTFIQELLSGLSGSKVSTVSGLALGVDSCVHEESLKNQIPTIAVLAQGLSSIYPAKNKTLANKIIENEGALITEYASFEGMAKENFLQRNRIIAGFSPNLIVVETAYGGGSVTTVSFANQYNRDVFALPGKITDIYSQGCNQLISLNKAETIVDINSLIKNLNFIPQPELFPKEEVKIEIDPEKKDHHKILAIITENKTITLDELADKSGVLHHKLLPILLDLEIYGYINCLSGRQYQLN; encoded by the coding sequence ATGATTTCCGAAGAATATCTTTACATTCTAGCGCTGAAACAGTGCAAAAACATTGGTAACATCAATCTAAAAAAGCTGATTGCAAATATCGGCTCAGCCAAAAAAGTTTGGGAATCTTCTCCCAAATCTCTTCTTTCTACATCAGGAATTGGTAAACAAACAATTCAGAATATCGGGAATAAAGAATTTCTGCTCATTGCTGAAAAAGAAATTAAACTTTGTGAAAAACAAGGTATTAACATTATTTCTCAAACTCATCAACTCTATCCAAAACATCTTTTGAATTGCGACGATTCTCCCGTGGTTCTATTTTACAAAGGAAACCTGAATCCTGACAGAAATCCAGTTAGTATTGTTGGAACCAGAAAAATGACTTCTTACGGAAAGACTTTTATCCAAGAATTGCTTTCCGGATTATCTGGTTCAAAAGTTTCGACAGTTAGTGGTTTAGCTTTGGGCGTGGATTCCTGCGTTCACGAAGAATCGCTGAAAAATCAAATTCCGACCATTGCTGTTTTAGCACAAGGATTAAGTTCCATTTATCCTGCTAAAAACAAAACTTTAGCCAATAAAATTATAGAAAATGAAGGGGCGCTCATAACCGAATATGCATCGTTCGAAGGAATGGCCAAAGAAAATTTTCTGCAAAGAAATAGAATCATCGCCGGATTCTCTCCCAATCTGATTGTTGTAGAAACGGCTTACGGTGGCGGCTCTGTTACAACTGTTAGTTTTGCCAATCAATACAATCGCGATGTTTTTGCTTTGCCTGGTAAAATCACTGACATTTACAGTCAAGGCTGTAACCAGCTGATTTCTCTTAACAAAGCCGAAACTATTGTCGATATCAATTCATTAATCAAAAACCTGAACTTCATTCCTCAACCGGAATTATTCCCAAAGGAAGAAGTTAAAATTGAAATTGATCCTGAGAAAAAAGATCACCACAAAATTTTGGCAATTATCACAGAAAATAAGACGATTACGCTTGACGAATTAGCTGACAAATCGGGTGTTTTACATCACAAACTTTTGCCAATTCTTCTTGATTTAGAGATATATGGCTACATCAACTGTCTTTCCGGACGTCAATATCAATTAAATTAA
- the gdhA gene encoding NADP-specific glutamate dehydrogenase, whose amino-acid sequence MELFNVEEKIQEFMAKIEAKNPNEPEFIQAVKEVAVTVIPFIATKKEYTGMKLLERMAEPERVIIFRVPWIDDKGEIQVNRGFRIQMNSAIGPYKGGIRFHPTVNLSVLKFLAFEQVFKNSLTTLPMGGGKGGSDFDPQGKSDMEVMRFCQAFMMELCKHIGPETDVPAGDIGVGAREIGYLFGMYKKIRNEFTGVLTGKGLAYGGSLIRPEATGYGVVYFAEQMLKTINEKIEGKTVVVSGFGNVAWGVIKKINDLGGKVVTISGPDGYIYDKDGISGEKIEYLLELRASGNNRAEDYAKKYPEAQFFAGKRPWEVKCDIAFPSATQNELDLDDARALVANGCLCVTEAANMPSTLDAINYFLDNKVLFSPGKASNAGGVATSGLEMTQNSIRLNWTSDEVDARLKEIMIGIHKACRDYGKEEDGFVNYVKGANIAGFVKVAEAMLAQGVV is encoded by the coding sequence ATGGAATTATTTAACGTTGAAGAAAAGATTCAGGAGTTTATGGCAAAAATCGAAGCCAAAAACCCTAACGAACCCGAGTTTATCCAAGCTGTAAAAGAAGTTGCGGTAACCGTAATCCCTTTCATCGCTACGAAAAAAGAATATACCGGAATGAAGCTCTTAGAGAGAATGGCAGAACCGGAAAGAGTAATCATCTTCCGTGTGCCTTGGATTGATGATAAAGGAGAAATCCAGGTAAACAGAGGTTTCAGAATCCAAATGAATTCTGCAATCGGGCCTTACAAAGGAGGAATCAGATTCCATCCAACGGTAAATCTTAGCGTATTGAAATTTTTGGCTTTTGAGCAAGTCTTCAAAAATAGTTTGACAACATTGCCAATGGGCGGTGGAAAAGGAGGTTCTGATTTTGATCCTCAAGGAAAATCTGATATGGAAGTTATGCGTTTCTGTCAGGCTTTTATGATGGAGCTTTGCAAACACATCGGTCCGGAAACCGATGTTCCTGCAGGAGATATCGGAGTTGGTGCAAGAGAAATCGGGTACCTTTTCGGAATGTACAAAAAAATCAGAAACGAGTTTACCGGAGTTTTGACTGGTAAAGGTTTGGCTTACGGTGGATCTTTGATCAGACCAGAAGCAACTGGCTATGGCGTTGTTTACTTTGCTGAGCAAATGCTGAAAACAATCAACGAAAAGATTGAAGGTAAAACGGTTGTAGTCTCAGGTTTCGGAAACGTGGCTTGGGGTGTTATCAAAAAAATTAATGACCTTGGTGGAAAAGTAGTGACTATTTCTGGGCCAGACGGTTATATCTATGATAAAGACGGAATCTCTGGAGAAAAAATTGAATACCTTCTTGAACTGAGAGCTAGTGGAAATAACAGGGCTGAGGATTATGCTAAAAAATATCCGGAAGCGCAATTCTTCGCTGGCAAAAGACCTTGGGAAGTAAAATGTGATATTGCTTTCCCTTCTGCAACTCAAAATGAATTAGACCTGGATGATGCAAGAGCATTGGTTGCAAATGGTTGCCTTTGTGTAACCGAAGCAGCGAATATGCCTTCGACTTTAGACGCTATCAATTATTTCTTGGACAACAAAGTACTATTCTCTCCAGGAAAAGCTTCTAACGCTGGTGGTGTAGCTACTTCCGGATTGGAGATGACACAAAACTCTATCAGACTGAACTGGACTTCCGACGAAGTAGATGCAAGACTGAAAGAGATTATGATTGGCATCCACAAAGCTTGTAGAGATTACGGTAAAGAAGAAGATGGTTTTGTGAACTATGTAAAAGGTGCAAACATCGCAGGTTTCGTAAAAGTAGCTGAGGCAATGTTGGCTCAAGGTGTAGTTTAA
- a CDS encoding cupin-like domain-containing protein, giving the protein MGIILKPIDIVDDISKEDFLEKYLKPRKPVVIKNMARNWPAYQKWTMDYIKEVVGDVTVPLYDSAKADPAAPINAPTTEMKFADYIDLIQREPTDLRIFFFDPIKHAPKILKDYLSPKELMGGFLDKYPSMFFGGKGSVTFLHYDIDMAHIFHTHFNGRKHVLLFDYKWKERLYQLPYATYALEDYDIENPDFKSFPALDGVEGIECFLEHGDTLFMPTGWWHWMKYLDGSFSISLRAWDKSWAVKAHSLWNLTVQRGFDNFMKKNFKANYMNWKEKKAIARANYALKRGLPK; this is encoded by the coding sequence ATGGGAATCATTCTAAAACCAATTGATATAGTAGACGATATTTCTAAAGAAGATTTTCTGGAAAAGTATCTAAAACCACGCAAGCCTGTCGTGATAAAAAATATGGCGAGAAACTGGCCAGCCTACCAAAAATGGACGATGGATTATATAAAGGAAGTTGTAGGCGATGTAACAGTCCCTTTATATGACAGTGCAAAAGCGGATCCTGCGGCTCCAATCAATGCGCCGACTACCGAGATGAAGTTTGCGGATTATATCGACCTAATCCAAAGAGAACCGACTGATCTTAGGATTTTCTTCTTTGATCCGATAAAGCACGCTCCGAAAATCCTAAAAGATTATCTTTCTCCTAAAGAGTTAATGGGTGGATTTTTGGATAAATATCCGTCTATGTTTTTCGGCGGTAAAGGTTCTGTAACTTTTCTCCATTATGACATAGATATGGCGCATATTTTCCACACGCATTTTAACGGTAGAAAACATGTTTTGCTTTTTGATTATAAATGGAAAGAGAGATTGTATCAGCTTCCTTACGCAACCTATGCTTTGGAAGATTATGATATCGAGAATCCTGATTTTAAGAGTTTTCCAGCATTGGATGGTGTAGAAGGAATTGAGTGTTTCCTGGAACATGGTGATACACTTTTTATGCCTACAGGTTGGTGGCACTGGATGAAATATCTGGACGGAAGTTTCTCTATCTCATTAAGAGCTTGGGACAAAAGCTGGGCTGTAAAAGCTCATTCTCTATGGAATCTTACTGTGCAAAGAGGTTTTGATAATTTTATGAAGAAAAATTTCAAAGCCAATTATATGAATTGGAAAGAGAAAAAAGCAATCGCAAGAGCCAATTATGCTTTGAAAAGAGGATTGCCTAAGTAA